atcaaGTATCattacatgtattatttaatagaAACATAAGGCACGCATCACGACGATTCGATTCACCTTGTGAGGAAGAAATAAGAGAAAATGTTTGTCCGGAAGACACGTTCCAGCCTAGGCTCATCGATCTCTTCGATGGAATTGCTTTCGTACTGCTCCGCTGCGTTATTGATCAAGACATCAATACGTCCAAACGCATTAACAACCTCGTCTACAACCCTCTTGCAGTGCTCATCGAATCCTAAATCCGTTGGAATTGCAATCGGGTCTTTAGCCTCCGAGGTATTTGCTTCCTTCAACATTTGTAGAGTCTCTTGTGCGTCCTTTTCCTCTTGGCCCTTCACGTACGTGAAGGCAATTGTGGCACCTTCAAGTGCAAAACAGTAACTCACGGCTCTACCAATCCCCGAGTCTCCGCCCGTTATCAGGGCGACCTTTCCCTGTATGTACATTTATTATAGAACTTACAAATTAGATTAACAAAATCATTACAAAATTACAAAGTAGGTCACGTGGTGCACAACTAAGAACGTAAggttattcaaatttatgtaGATAAAGGACAAAATTTGAATCAAGATAAAagattgtataatatataatgataTCATATCTATCGATGCATATGTGAACTTAGAAAACGAATATCACAcgtaaaaaaaatctattgattttatttttttgattaacaaaTCTATTGATTTGTTCGTGATTGCAACACTGATGATTTTTCTCACATTGGTATAAGAAATGAGAGAATAATTACACGGAGCTTGTTGGAGGGTTGGTAGTCTGAACTAGAGAATTGTGGAGTTGGGTCCATGACGTGTTCTTTGCCAGGTTGTACTCCTCCTTGTTTTTGTCTTTCAGATGCCATCTCTCTTACGTACACAAGTTGAGATAATATTCGAGTTCTTCCTCTCTTTTCAGGTAGAAGTGACCAGTCGATACAACCCCTTCATGGCCATATATAGATGCGCAAAAATCTCCACGATACAATGAATCAGCATGTTATTGTAGAGAATCCGCCACGTCACCGAGTGAGGTGCCTCACCTGGGTAGAGGAGGATACACGTGTTGTTGAACAAAGTTGGATTTGTGGTAAACGGTGATCCGTATGACATGGACAAAAAACAGTTTCCCCTTCTTATTCGAAGAGATTTCTTTGACAGGACAGAGATAAGAGTAggatcaaatattttattgagttttagcaaaaaaaaataaaaaattattgagTTTGTTTTATAGTAACTATTAATAGTATCAAGAATAGACATTTGAAGTTGCAATCAAAATTTG
The DNA window shown above is from Raphanus sativus cultivar WK10039 unplaced genomic scaffold, ASM80110v3 Scaffold0138, whole genome shotgun sequence and carries:
- the LOC108839047 gene encoding NADPH-dependent aldehyde reductase 1, chloroplastic; amino-acid sequence: MASERQKQGGVQPGKEHVMDPTPQFSSSDYQPSNKLRGKVALITGGDSGIGRAVSYCFALEGATIAFTYVKGQEEKDAQETLQMLKEANTSEAKDPIAIPTDLGFDEHCKRVVDEVVNAFGRIDVLINNAAEQYESNSIEEIDEPRLERVFRTNIFSYFFLTRHALKHMKEGSSIINTTSVNAYKGHASLLDYTATKGAIVAFTRGLALQLAEKGIRVNGVAPGPIWTPLIPASFNEEKIKSFGTEVPMKRAGQPIEVAPSYVFLACNHCSSYFTGQVLHPNGGAVVNA